A stretch of DNA from Clostridium sp. JN-9:
AAGATTAAGGAAAACTGGTTAAAAAAGATTGGAGAAAATGATACTGTTTTAATTGCAGGTGATATATCCTGGTCAATGAAAATGGAAGATGGTATTAAAGATTTGGAATGGGTGCATAACCTGCCTGGGAAAAAAATACTGGTAAAGGGTAATCATGATTACTGGTGGTCAAGTATAACAAAGTTAAATAATTTATATGATGATATGTTTTTTATACAAAACAACTTTTTTTCATATGAAGATTATGCTATTTGCGGCACAAGGGGATGGATTCTGCCTTCAAGTGAAGGCTTTACAACTCATGATGAGAAAATTTATGCAAGAGAAGTTATAAGGTTAAAATTATCTTTAGATGAAGCTTATAAGGCAGGCTATAGAAAATTTATTGTTATGACACATTACCCTGCATCTAATGAAAACATGGAGGATACAGAGTTTACAAGGATTTTTGAACAATACCATGTAGACATAGTTATATATGGTCACTTGCATGGACCTGTTTTGAAAAATATTAAAAACTACAATAAAAATGGTGTTAACTATATTATGACTTCCTGTGATTTTATAGATTTCAATCCTATTAAACTTCTATAGAAGGAAAAATTAAAAAATAATAAGATCAATTTTGCTTTTCAGTTATAAATACTGAAAAGCTTTTCATTTTTCATCAGGAATATTATTGACTTATATATTTATATATTGTAATATATAAATATAGTGATGTTTGATATTTAACAAGCAAAGTATATATATGAATATAAGCAGAAAAAGAAAGGGTTTGCAGCTATGGATAACAATATTAAAGAATATAATGAAAGTGCCGAATTGCTGAAGGTATTGGCACATCCTGCCAGACTATGTATAGTAAGGGGACTTTTAAATAAAGGGCAGTGTAATGTAACTTATATGCAGAATTGTCTGGGACTTCCTCAATCAACTATATCTCAGCATTTACAGAAACTGAGATCAGCTGGAATAATTGAAGGAGAGAGAAATGGCCTGGAAATAAATTATAAGGTATGCAATGAAAAGGTTATATCAATTATAAATGTATTATTTGGTGAAGAATAAATTAATTTTGGGAGGTAAAATTTTATGGGTAAAAAGATTTTAATTGTAGGCGGCGTTGCAGGTGGGGCTTCTGCGGCAGCAAGACTTAGAAGGCTTGATGAAAATGCAGAAATAATAATGTTTGAGAGGGGAGAGTATATTTCCTATGCCAATTGCGGACTTCCATATTATATTGGAGGAGCCATAAAGGATAGAAGTAATTTACTGGTTCAGACTCCTGAAGCCATGAGAAGCAGATTTAAAATTGATGTAAGGGTAAATAGCGATGTAGTTTCTTTAGATACCGTTAATAAGAAGATTAAAGTTAGTTCGCTTGATAGAGGGGAATACGAGGAAAACTATGATTATTTAGTTTTATCTCCAGGCGCAAAGCCAGTGAAACCTCCCATTGAGGGAATAAATAATCCTAAAATTTATACTCTTAGAAATGTACCTGATACTGATAAAATTAAATCTTTTATTGATACAAATAATGCAAAGAGCGCTGTAGTTATCGGCGGCGGTTTTATTGGAGTTGAAATGGCAGAAAACCTGAAGGAAAGGGGCTTAAATGTGGTTCTTGTTGAAGCTGCACCACATATTTTAGCACCATTTGACAGTGATATGGTAACAAATGCTGAAAAAGAACTTCAGGATAATGGAGTTGGGATAATTTTAAATGATGGAGTTAAATCCTTTAAGGAAAATGGAGAAAAGGTAGATGTTTCCCTG
This window harbors:
- a CDS encoding metallophosphoesterase gives rise to the protein MGLYAISDLHLALSSDKPMDIFGQQWYKHDEKIKENWLKKIGENDTVLIAGDISWSMKMEDGIKDLEWVHNLPGKKILVKGNHDYWWSSITKLNNLYDDMFFIQNNFFSYEDYAICGTRGWILPSSEGFTTHDEKIYAREVIRLKLSLDEAYKAGYRKFIVMTHYPASNENMEDTEFTRIFEQYHVDIVIYGHLHGPVLKNIKNYNKNGVNYIMTSCDFIDFNPIKLL
- a CDS encoding metalloregulator ArsR/SmtB family transcription factor, translating into MDNNIKEYNESAELLKVLAHPARLCIVRGLLNKGQCNVTYMQNCLGLPQSTISQHLQKLRSAGIIEGERNGLEINYKVCNEKVISIINVLFGEE